CCTTATCGTCTACTCGGTCACAGACAAGGCCAGCTTCGAGCATGTGGACCGCTTCCATCAGCTCATCCTGCGCGTCAAGGACAGGTGAGCACAGCCAGGCCAGGAACCTCCCTGGCTCCTGGTTCACAGCAGGCgctgtctgtttgtctgtctctctcagtctctttctctcaGGTTTTTCAGGTGaaagctgaagctcagaggggcAGAGCAGAATTCAGACCTTGGGCCCTCTGACTCCTACACTAGTTCTTTCTATGGGGTTCAGTGACTTCCAGGGCCTCAAAGGgtcacctccctcccatctctcctAAAATGTCCCCACGGGTGAAGCAAGGAATCATAAGTAACGTCTTTGTCTTTCAGCCCCAATTTAAGCAAATTGTtgttaaaagtaaaaagtgaatTTTCTCTCCAGTATATGCTATAAATGGTTAAATTTCATTTGTCTGTGAGAGTTAACAATCCCCTGATTAAAGGCTCATGTTTTTTCCTTAGCATTATATGgagtatttaaataatttgaagtcTGTTTTAAGCCTAGCTGTTCTTTTCAGTTAATTGGATCTTAAAGAAGCAATATAAAGGAAGTAAAAGGACAAACTAATAGGAAAACAGCCAGCTTTGAGcaaatctcaataaattcaaaaaatccaattaacacCTATTCCAAAGGCCAAGTGTTAACAACTTCACAAGGTAAAGGggatacaacacacacacacacacacacacacacacacccctccaagAAAGAAATGTGGGGCCTCAGACACCTCAGTGTGAGACTCTGACTGACTTTTCCCCCCTGACTATAGGaatctcaaaagagaaaacataaatgactCAGATGTGGGAAAATATTCAACCTTCTTGCTAATCAAAGAAGTACaaggagaaataataaagtaCCAGTTTTCACCTGTCCAGTGATAATTTCCTTAATGAAAACAGCCAATGCTGACGGAGATGCTGTGAGCCTAGCATTGCGTTCATTTTGGGCAGCAGTATGGCCACATGTGTCAGTGGGAACCTTTAAGATACAGGTCTCCTAATCCCGCCCTTCCTGTCTGCAGTGCCATCCTGATTTTGCAGCTGCCATTTAGTCAGTgccaactatgtgccagaccctggcCCTGGCGCTCTTCACGTGTCATTGCTGAGGGCCACAGCAACCCTGCGTGGTCGTACATCGGGGTGACCGAGAGATGGGAGGAAGCAGGTCTGGAAACTGAGCCCCTGGCCCAGCAGTTcacctctccccccccccaggGCCCTCACTGACAGTGCTAAGCCAGGGGGTTCTCTGAAGGGCCCCTCGCTCACCTTGCAACAGGCCTAAGACTTCAAACCAAGACGGCCAGCAGCCAGTCTCCATGCCCCTTCCCATTCCTGGAGATGTGGGGAAAAGGACTCTTAAGTCAGCCCCAGGCCACTGGGGAGGCACTGAGCGCTGTGTTATGTGTGAGGTGTGGCTGTATTGCCTTCCCTAGGCACGAGGACAGCGAAACCTCATGAACTGCTCTTCTTTATTTCCCAGGGAATCATTCCCCATGATCCTCGTGGCCAACAAAGTTGATTTGATGCATTTGAGGAAAATCACCAgggagcaaggaaaagaaatggcGACCAAACACAAtgtaggtttgtgtgtgtgtgtgtgtgtgtctgcagtcTTGGTCTGTGGGAATGGAACTCAGGCCTCCTAGATAGTGGGCACCTGCAATGTAGGATGTTTTGTGAAACAAGACAACAGACCAGAGAGAAAGCACCCTCTTGCCAGTCAGTCGTATCTCCTCTGAGGGGAGAAGGTACCTTCACAGCGGTGCAAGCTGTGGCATAGAGGCCACCTCCTGGCCCCTGACACAGCAGATTCATCCCTGGGCTGCACAGAGGACTGGCTTCTGTCCCCTTCTCTGAGCCAGCCTCCTGATTATGCTCAGAATCGTGGGATCAGCTGCCATTCACTGGGCCCTGCCTTGTGGAATCCTCGGCCCTGGGAAACACAACTCCTTGCCTCATGGTACTTCCTTCTAGTGACAGGAGACAGGAAACAAAGCAAGTTAGAGTGTCAGAAGGTGACATGTGCtgtggaaaaaaagtaaatcagagAAGGGGGTCAGGAATGTAGGGTGGAGGGGGtgcttttccaaataaggtggtcagggaaggccttacTGGGAAGGGTGCATATTTATGAGGACTTACAGGAGGTGAGGGAAAGATGTCAGGGAAAGAATGTTCCAGCAGAGGGAATAATCAGCGCAGAGGCCCGGGGGCGGCAGTTTGAGGAACAGCAACGAGGCCAGCGTAGCTGGAGCAGAAGGAGCAGGAGGGTGAGCAGTAGGAGTGAGGTCAGAGAGGCCTCAAGGAGTTTTGCTGAGAGTGAGAGGGGAAGCCTTTGGAGGGTTGAGTGAGGAGGGATGTGGGCTGACTGATGGCTGAATGGCTTCTCTCTGGTGGCCGTGTTGAGAATGGTCTGCAGGGACTAGGGTGGGaccagggagaccagttaggggCTGCTGTACTGACCCAGGTGCAGGTGGATGGGGACCCGTTTCGTGCTCGTGAAGGTAACgagaagtggttggattctggatatatttctAAGAGAGCCAACAAGATGTGTTCACAGACTGGGTGTggggtgagagagacagaaaggaaccGAGGGCGATTCCAAGGTTTGGGACATGAGCCACTTTCAGACGGGGGTTCCAGTAACTGGGCAGGGGAAGAGTCTGGGAGCAAGTGTGTGGGGAGATCAGGGGCTTGGTTTTAGGTCTTTAGTTTGAGGAGCCGAGGAGATAATCCAGTGGAGACGTCAAGACAGCAGTCACTTATACCAGTCTGGCGGCTAGTACTGGAAATCAGCATGCAGATAGAATTTAAAATCATGAAGCCCACCAGGGTAGGTGTACATAGGGGAGGGGCCTCGGGATTGAGGCTGGGGACATGTCAGTGCTGTGATGTGGGGAGATGAGGAGGAAGCAGTAGGAAGGACTGAGCAGTGACGACCAGCGTGGGGTGTCATGGAGCCAGGAAAAGGAAATTCCTCACGGAGGAGGGAGCATCAGGCAAGCTCCTCAGCAGCAGATGGGGCCTAAGAACTACCACTGGGTTTAGCATTACACACAGGCCTCCTGCCTGGCCCAGCAGCCTAACCAGGAGAGGCCCACGGAGCCATTTCCACTTCACGGCCTTGGGCTCTATAGAATCATCTGAAGAGGACTTGCTAAGGGCTTTCACAAACACCTCACTCCCTCCCAGCAGCCTCGGGTGCGTGAGTGGGGATGGGCGCAGGGTGCTGCGAGGGCAGCACTAGCCCAGTTCTGCAAATAAAAGTGAATGAGACACAGGAGATTAGGTGGCTTCCAGGATGTCACGCTGCTGCAtagtgccccacccccagccccactggaACCCAGGTCACCAGTCTCTCAGTCGATGCTTCTTCTATAGCCGACACTGCCACCTCATTTATTATTTGACCAAATATTCTGCAAGCTACTATCGACAACATCCTGATTTTAGAGCTCATAAGGCAAGTTCCTCCCTAGCCGACCAAGGCAGGTTGCCTCCATCCAATGCAGGGAGATGGCATTTCCCAGCCCTTTGGTGGAGTCAAATGCTATATTGTTTGCTGCAGAGTTTCCCTTAGTTTAGGTCTTGTTGTTACCGAAATCCTAGAATTCTAAGAACTCAGATAAAGCACATTGGCATTTCTTCAGTGGTAGAGGCAGGACCCCCCAGGAAGAAGGTGGAGGATGTCTGGGGACCTGGGGGATACTATAACTCATGTCCTGAGCAGTGCATAGGAAGGCAGGAGAGGTCTGAGGCCCTGGAACCCAGGCCTTACTGAGCTGGCAGGATTATAGGACACGAAGGACCCAGCTAGTTCCTGGGACCAGGCGCACGTGCCTTCCCAGTTCTCCTCTGGGTGTGCACAGGGAAGCATGTTGTCCTGGCCtcacaaggtcacacaggacTCTGGTCACATCTGCCTCATCTGGAAGAGGCTCCAAAGCTGACCTCAGAACCCGCACCAGTCCAGGGGAGACCAGGCATGCAACTGGTCAAACCTTGATTCTctactgtgtggccttgggcaagtacGTCACCACTTCaagctcagtttccccagctgctTACCTCAGAGGATTAACGTGAAGAGTGAGGGCAGTGAGGGCTGTGAAGGCCTTAGAGGCCAAACAATCATCTCGATGAACAGCCTATAATCTGATAGTCTGCAGTGGAGGGCAGTTTCCTTTCAGGGTTATCACAGGCGCAGATATCTGTTGAATGAGTATTTCAGAGGCCCGAACCCTGCCCCTTGTGCTTTGCCTGTTGTGTTTGGTCAGCTCCAACAAGTCCCCTGCTTGAAGCCACACCAACACGTGAACATCTGACCTCTCATGATAACAATGGTGGGAAGAACCCTTATGATGTGTTCTGAGCAATGTTTACAACAGACTCCTCTAAAATAACAACTTActgttccccaccccccagtgcATTTAAAGTAttgatcatttttattgtattcactaatgcttttctttttcaaatgtgttgTTATGAAATGGCTTGATTTTGTAATGAGGAAAAAGTTGTAAAAAATACCAAAGTTCTTCAGTCCGGTCATAACTGGCTTACCTCCATCTCCTCTAGGGAGTTGTGCGAATCCCACACGCTCTCCACCCATGGGGTCCCAACTTTGCAGGGTCTCTGTTATGAGAAGACGAGAGCACAGGACCGTGTCCTGACCTCATGGAGCATTTGTTCTCTTCCCTGTGCGTCTTGGTGTGGACACGGCCCCCACCCACCCTACAGGGTCACCTTTGCCGCATCTCCCCATGTGCTGCTGCGGCCTTTCAGCCCGGTGATGATTACTGGGCATTGAAAGTACAGATACAAGCCTTCTGTAAACACAGCTGAGCTCAGAGGTTGTGGATGCAGACCAAAcaggagctgggcagggcaggcttGTTGTGGGCGGGGGGCACAGACTGGCCAGGGCACACCAAGCTGCAAAGTCCTGCCCATGGCCCAGCGTTGCCTCGGCCTTTCCCACTGGAGTCCCCTCTGGAGGGACTGGAAAGAGGGGCAGAAATCCCCCCAAGGTAAAGAAATagacttcagaaagaaaaaatgagtagAATCAGAACATATTTTAGTTTGATAAACGAAAGTCTTCAAGTATGtaaaaagatcattttaattctgtttttaggGAGCTATTAAATATCTCTGTGACTAGAGATCAAGAGGGAATTGGAAAAGCTGTCAGTAAAACTTTCCAACCTTAAAAAGTGAGAAGCCACCCAGGGGACATGGGTTGTTGGAGCCACGGCTCTGTGGGGGCTTTAAAAGCATAGGGCTCCTCAGGGTCTCTGAGAATTTGCATGTTTAGGGAACAAGGCTTTGTGGATCTCAGTGCCACTTTTACCATGTGAGCTTTGCCTTCCAGATTCCGTACATAGAAACCAGTGCCAAGGACCCACCTCTGAACGTCGACAAAGCCTTCCATGACCTGGTTAGAGTAATCAGGTGAGCACTGCCTCCCTAGAAAGCGGCCCTCTGCCCCACGATGGGCAGTGGGAGTGCTGGGGGAACACAGCCCCTCGATCCGAGGCCAAGGCTGGATGCTCCTGGGCCTGTATTTGGATCTCTTATACCTCCATTCGTGTCTTCCCCTTGCCCTTCCTGCCTACCTTTGCTGGCCCTAGGACCTGTGAGTGAAGCCCATCATTAGCTAAAGGAAGTGCCTTCCTGCCGGAGGCAGCAGCTCAGCCTCCCTGAGGCAGCCCCCTCCATCCTGCCCTTGGTGTTCGCCTAACACGGCAGCAGTCAACACGGTAAAAAGGAGGTCCCTCTCCTCTTGCGTGCTCTGATGCCAGAGTGGCCTTTGACATTTTACCTGAACAAACAACATTCTGATTCCCAGGCTCAAATTTCAGGGGCACTGCATGTGCCTCATTTCCAGACTCCACATGCTGTCAGTCTCCCGGGCTTGCCAGAAGTCCCGATCAGCAGTCTCCTGTGTGTTCCTTTGCATTGTCAGCGTTCAGACCTTCAGCACCTCATGCTTAGATGACTGAGACAGCGTCTTGGCTGGTCTCCCTGTCACCCACCTTTCCCATCTCCAAAGTCTTCCACATACAGCGCAGCCTAACCCGTGGTTCTCAACACCATGCATTTAGTGTGTTGCGTTACGCTGGAGAGCTGTAGGGCTGCTGGTTAGTTATGAGATCAT
This Rhinolophus sinicus isolate RSC01 linkage group LG10, ASM3656204v1, whole genome shotgun sequence DNA region includes the following protein-coding sequences:
- the MRAS gene encoding ras-related protein M-Ras isoform X2, with product MATSAVPSDNLPTYKLVVVGDGGVGKSALTIQFFQKIFVPDYDPTIEDSYLKHTEIDNQWAILDVLDTAGQEEFSAMREQYMRTGDGFLIVYSVTDKASFEHVDRFHQLILRVKDRESFPMILVANKVDLMHLRKITREQGKEMATKHNIPYIETSAKDPPLNVDKAFHDLVRVIR
- the MRAS gene encoding ras-related protein M-Ras isoform X3, giving the protein MREQYMRTGDGFLIVYSVTDKASFEHVDRFHQLILRVKDRESFPMILVANKVDLMHLRKITREQGKEMATKHNIPYIETSAKDPPLNVDKAFHDLVRVIRQQIPEKSQKKKKKTKWRGDRATGTHRLQCVIL